In the Paenibacillus pabuli genome, one interval contains:
- a CDS encoding ABC transporter ATP-binding protein, with translation MPKHEKRSMTWLLRYLKPVKGRLVLLLVMLLTSTGLQLLNPQIIKRFIDTAASGGMLTSLIQLSGIFLVVAVCNQLITVAVSYFGNDVSWRATNQLRGDLLKHCLHLDMRFHNVKTPGEMIERVDGDVTSISNFFAMFIVQVIGSFVLLAGILGFMFTVNLPIAIVMTVFTLLSILFMVFIRNLGVQSSKNEREASASLFGMIEERIAGIEDVQANGHVPYVMNRFYKLMRTVFLKGRRAWMLRVIPWNTTVILFAIAVTAVLLLGVHYFMQGAISLGTLFLIYQYTQMLNDPIEMLGDQVQEFQKAKSGMLRSRELLALSSEIKDGDEDQLPDGALGLEFEHVHFSYNHDKPVLRDINFEIKPGQRLGIIGRTGSGKSSLSRVLLRLYNLDHGVIRVGGKDISELSMKALYRRVGMVTQDVQLFDGTLRDNLTLFNPEVSDDMILETTERLGLRQWIDTQPGGLDTHLTAGGSSLSAGEAQLFALTRVFLTEPSLVILDEPSSRLDAATEQLLQSAVNQLMKQCTGIIIAHRLATLEQVDQIMVLGDGRILEFGVREELANNPNSHYARLRMTGREEELA, from the coding sequence AGTGGCGGAATGCTCACAAGTCTGATTCAGCTCTCAGGCATCTTTCTGGTCGTTGCTGTATGTAATCAGTTGATCACGGTGGCGGTCAGTTATTTTGGAAATGATGTATCGTGGCGGGCAACCAACCAGCTGCGGGGAGATCTGCTGAAACATTGTCTTCATTTGGATATGCGTTTCCACAATGTGAAAACACCCGGGGAGATGATTGAACGTGTCGATGGAGATGTAACGAGCATTTCAAACTTCTTCGCCATGTTTATTGTTCAGGTTATCGGGAGTTTTGTATTGCTTGCCGGCATACTTGGGTTTATGTTCACAGTGAATTTACCCATTGCAATCGTCATGACCGTGTTTACGTTATTATCGATTTTATTTATGGTATTTATCCGTAACCTTGGCGTACAATCTTCCAAAAATGAGCGTGAAGCAAGTGCATCCCTGTTCGGCATGATCGAAGAGCGTATTGCCGGAATTGAGGATGTACAGGCGAACGGGCACGTGCCGTATGTTATGAATCGGTTCTACAAATTAATGCGGACTGTATTCCTGAAAGGCCGGAGAGCCTGGATGCTCCGCGTAATTCCGTGGAATACCACCGTAATTTTGTTTGCCATTGCTGTTACAGCAGTCCTCTTGCTGGGGGTTCATTATTTTATGCAAGGGGCAATCAGCCTTGGTACCTTATTTCTGATCTATCAATATACCCAGATGCTGAATGATCCGATTGAGATGCTGGGCGATCAGGTGCAGGAGTTTCAAAAAGCGAAATCCGGTATGCTTCGTTCGAGGGAGCTGCTTGCTCTGAGCAGCGAAATCAAAGACGGAGATGAAGATCAGCTGCCCGATGGAGCGCTTGGTCTGGAATTTGAACATGTACACTTTAGCTATAACCACGATAAGCCTGTTTTACGGGATATCAACTTTGAGATTAAGCCTGGACAGAGGCTTGGTATTATCGGTCGCACAGGCAGCGGGAAGTCAAGTCTGAGTCGGGTACTGCTTCGTTTGTATAATCTGGATCACGGTGTTATCCGCGTTGGCGGCAAGGATATTTCCGAGCTTAGCATGAAGGCGCTATACAGACGGGTAGGCATGGTTACGCAGGATGTTCAGCTGTTCGATGGCACGCTGCGGGATAACCTGACGCTGTTCAATCCAGAGGTGTCGGATGACATGATTCTGGAAACGACGGAACGGCTTGGTCTGCGTCAATGGATTGATACCCAGCCAGGAGGGCTGGATACTCATTTGACTGCGGGTGGTTCGTCCTTGTCCGCTGGGGAAGCGCAGTTGTTTGCCTTAACCCGAGTATTTCTGACCGAGCCGAGTCTGGTCATTCTAGATGAACCATCCTCACGTCTGGATGCGGCTACAGAACAGTTGCTCCAGTCGGCTGTTAACCAGTTGATGAAACAATGCACCGGAATTATTATTGCCCATCGCCTGGCTACGCTTGAACAGGTAGACCAGATCATGGTACTCGGAGATGGCCGGATATTGGAATTTGGTGTTAGGGAAGAACTGGCCAATAATCCAAATTCACATTATGCACGGCTGCGAATGACTGGCAGAGAGGAGGAACTTGCATGA